The Streptomyces sp. NL15-2K genome contains a region encoding:
- a CDS encoding thiamine-phosphate kinase has translation MKGTVGELGEFGLIRELTSRLTTTPAVRVGPGDDAAVVAAPDRRVVASTDILLEGRHFRRDWSTAYDVGRKAAAQNLADIAAMGAVPTALLLGLVVPAELPVTWPVELMDGLRDECQVAGASVVGGDVVRGDTIMVSITALGDLRNNEPVTRGGAQPGDLVAVTGWLGWSAAGYAVLSRGFRSPRAFVEAHRRPEPPYHAGPAAAGLGATAMCDVSDGLIADLGHIAEASKVRIDIRSGAIDIPSQMNDIGQAVGVDPMQWVLTGGEDHAIVATFPPDVKLPARWKVIGEVLNPSALPQVTVDGAPWTKKGGWDHFGDIES, from the coding sequence ATGAAGGGCACTGTTGGTGAGCTGGGCGAGTTCGGGCTCATCAGGGAGCTCACCTCCCGTCTCACCACCACCCCGGCGGTCCGGGTCGGCCCCGGCGACGACGCCGCGGTGGTCGCCGCGCCCGACCGGCGCGTCGTGGCCAGCACCGACATCCTCCTGGAGGGACGGCACTTCCGCCGTGACTGGTCCACCGCCTACGACGTGGGACGCAAGGCCGCCGCACAGAACCTCGCGGACATCGCCGCCATGGGCGCCGTACCGACCGCGCTGCTGCTCGGTCTCGTCGTCCCGGCCGAACTCCCGGTGACCTGGCCGGTCGAGCTGATGGACGGCCTGCGCGACGAGTGCCAGGTCGCGGGCGCGTCCGTGGTGGGCGGCGACGTCGTGCGCGGCGACACGATCATGGTGTCGATCACCGCGCTCGGCGACCTGCGCAACAACGAGCCGGTGACACGAGGGGGCGCGCAGCCCGGCGACCTCGTCGCGGTGACCGGCTGGCTGGGCTGGTCCGCGGCCGGCTACGCGGTGCTCTCCCGCGGTTTCCGCTCGCCGCGCGCCTTCGTGGAGGCGCACCGGCGCCCCGAGCCGCCGTACCACGCGGGACCGGCCGCCGCGGGGCTCGGAGCGACCGCGATGTGCGACGTGAGCGACGGGCTGATCGCCGACCTTGGGCACATCGCCGAGGCCAGCAAGGTCCGCATCGACATCCGTTCCGGCGCGATCGACATCCCCTCGCAGATGAACGACATCGGGCAGGCCGTCGGCGTCGACCCCATGCAGTGGGTGCTCACCGGGGGAGAGGACCACGCGATCGTGGCGACGTTCCCGCCGGACGTGAAGCTGCCGGCCCGCTGGAAGGTCATCGGCGAGGTGCTCAACCCGTCGGCGCTGCCTCAGGTGACGGTCGACGGGGCGCCGTGGACCAAGAAGGGCGGCTGGGACCACTTCGGGGACATCGAGTCATGA
- a CDS encoding Lrp/AsnC ligand binding domain-containing protein — translation MVQAYILIQTEVGKASTVAETISKIPGVIQAEDVTGPYDVIVRAQADTVDDLGRMVVAKVQQVDGITRTLTCPVVHL, via the coding sequence GTGGTACAGGCGTACATCCTGATCCAGACGGAGGTCGGCAAGGCGTCGACCGTCGCCGAAACGATCAGCAAGATCCCTGGAGTCATCCAGGCCGAGGACGTGACAGGACCGTATGACGTGATTGTGCGTGCCCAGGCGGACACGGTCGACGATCTCGGTCGCATGGTGGTCGCGAAGGTCCAGCAAGTGGACGGCATCACCCGCACCCTGACCTGCCCGGTCGTCCATCTGTAG
- a CDS encoding tetratricopeptide repeat protein: MGEITDFDALRRAMAENAEQPEGPARNTRAEQLLAEAEKLNIPLAVIEALGHQLKVYNYSSEKDKMFVPFARLLRMWDERPEDFDEYETHSLHWVFKWMSSGMLDQPHIPLASIEKWLGEMEHRYRLAGHSERAVRSAEFSVAAHIGDVARAERAYTAWLAADRDGMADCHACELHGQGWWQAERGRDEEALRLWGPVLEGEFTCAHEPHTVLASSLAPLLRLGREDEARAHHLRGFRLVRAMESMRGAYADHVEFCVLTGNEARGLELLAERPAYFTDGGHPRSKLDFMAVVALLMDRLTELGLGDQRVPGPAGRAWTARELAAHARGEALALAARFDTRNGTAHVSERARARMAQRPLVERLPLGVRSARSAAAPAVTPPPVAVATEEPDLAALLAEARRLSDTLRPNAVEAWAAVSRAARGVELDARDRAEIAEHKAMDLGPEGAELFERAAGLYAEAGDPGEALAARARAAYVRALTGRVDEALAAVAEPYDEVLALYAEGGTGVRQTASVLMGRARILMRRVHEADGSPGADGASVGPALADAEAAAREVLALVDGHTGDDVRLASRAAEAQAIRAELATLTGDVEAAAELFARAAGAFVGAGLPWFAVEYEARLAGLAHHLGDTAEAERALRAALEHGGPYLEAIGRAQLHLQLAEVVGGRGLAQEAAEHALEAAHWADEAGEGSTLGAWARQQLGGFLLRQGRWAEAAEVLESALPDLSAQTHGDGAIVQTQWWLGDCLSELGEHRAAAERRLQAAEIARHWPEQHDHATLAHLAAESLAHAGLPAEADRAYARAGALWHGLGNTHGLVRALRARAWLALRVEDGVDEAPATEGGVEGARGVPRAEGGPGSDRERDGLGTAGSTESGTDGDSFALSTEEGSAGSVGAVGAVGAQDSPGTRTGPDSAQDGLPWQGGATSARELMASAVRECVAALSAADDEDTRQRLVAELGHTHRQFGDLLARSSAEDADDGAIRATLAEALSQMDEAISVFGSLGDEARHSRTGAELAAGWLEADLGDAARAAARARAVLAAYGDGDTDDETAQSRRTEAEQMLQLMEEQQEEQEG; the protein is encoded by the coding sequence ATGGGTGAGATCACGGACTTCGACGCCCTGCGCCGGGCGATGGCGGAGAACGCCGAGCAGCCGGAGGGACCCGCCCGCAACACGCGCGCGGAGCAGCTGCTCGCCGAGGCCGAGAAGCTGAACATCCCGCTGGCGGTGATCGAGGCCCTCGGACACCAGCTGAAGGTCTACAACTACAGCTCCGAGAAGGACAAGATGTTCGTCCCCTTCGCGCGCCTGCTGCGCATGTGGGACGAGCGGCCCGAGGACTTCGACGAGTACGAGACGCACTCGCTGCACTGGGTCTTCAAGTGGATGTCGTCCGGCATGCTCGACCAGCCGCACATCCCGCTCGCCTCCATCGAGAAGTGGCTCGGCGAGATGGAGCACCGCTACCGGCTCGCAGGGCACTCCGAACGGGCGGTGCGCAGCGCCGAGTTCAGCGTGGCGGCGCACATCGGGGACGTCGCGCGGGCCGAGCGGGCGTACACCGCGTGGCTGGCCGCCGACCGGGACGGCATGGCCGACTGTCACGCCTGCGAGCTGCACGGCCAGGGCTGGTGGCAGGCGGAGCGCGGCCGGGACGAGGAGGCGCTGCGGCTGTGGGGGCCGGTCCTGGAGGGCGAGTTCACGTGCGCCCACGAGCCGCACACGGTGCTCGCGTCGTCCCTGGCACCCCTGCTGCGGCTGGGCCGCGAGGACGAGGCGCGCGCCCACCATCTGCGCGGCTTCCGGCTCGTGCGGGCCATGGAGAGCATGCGCGGCGCCTACGCGGACCATGTGGAGTTCTGCGTGCTGACGGGCAACGAGGCGCGCGGTCTGGAGCTGCTCGCGGAGCGGCCGGCGTACTTCACGGACGGCGGGCATCCGCGCAGCAAGCTGGATTTCATGGCCGTGGTCGCGCTGCTCATGGACCGCCTGACCGAGCTCGGGCTGGGTGACCAGCGGGTGCCGGGGCCGGCCGGCCGGGCATGGACCGCGCGGGAACTCGCCGCCCACGCGCGCGGGGAGGCCCTCGCGCTGGCCGCCCGCTTCGACACGCGCAACGGCACGGCGCACGTGAGCGAGCGGGCACGCGCGCGTATGGCGCAGCGGCCGTTGGTGGAGCGGCTGCCGCTGGGGGTGCGCTCGGCGCGGTCGGCCGCCGCGCCCGCGGTGACACCGCCACCGGTGGCCGTGGCCACCGAGGAGCCCGATCTGGCCGCGCTGTTGGCCGAGGCGCGGCGGCTGTCGGACACCCTGCGGCCGAACGCCGTGGAGGCGTGGGCGGCCGTCTCCCGGGCCGCCCGGGGCGTCGAACTGGACGCGCGCGACCGCGCGGAGATCGCCGAGCACAAGGCGATGGACCTGGGGCCCGAGGGGGCCGAGCTGTTCGAGCGCGCCGCCGGGCTGTACGCGGAGGCGGGCGACCCCGGGGAAGCGCTGGCGGCACGCGCGCGTGCGGCCTACGTACGCGCCCTCACGGGCCGGGTGGACGAGGCGCTCGCGGCGGTCGCCGAGCCGTACGACGAGGTCCTCGCGCTGTACGCGGAGGGCGGCACCGGCGTACGGCAGACCGCGTCCGTGCTGATGGGGCGGGCGCGGATCCTGATGCGGCGGGTGCATGAGGCCGACGGTTCCCCGGGGGCCGACGGCGCCTCGGTCGGTCCGGCCCTGGCCGACGCCGAGGCAGCCGCCCGGGAGGTGCTGGCCCTCGTCGACGGGCACACCGGGGACGACGTACGGCTCGCCTCGCGGGCCGCCGAGGCGCAGGCGATTCGGGCGGAGCTGGCGACGCTCACGGGGGATGTGGAGGCGGCCGCGGAGTTGTTCGCGCGGGCCGCGGGGGCGTTCGTCGGCGCGGGGCTGCCGTGGTTCGCGGTGGAGTACGAGGCACGGCTGGCCGGACTCGCGCACCACCTCGGCGACACGGCGGAGGCCGAGCGGGCGCTGCGGGCGGCCCTGGAACACGGCGGTCCTTACCTGGAGGCCATCGGACGGGCCCAGCTGCACCTCCAGCTCGCCGAGGTCGTCGGCGGCCGGGGGCTGGCTCAGGAGGCGGCCGAGCACGCCCTGGAGGCGGCGCACTGGGCCGACGAGGCCGGGGAGGGTTCCACGCTCGGCGCCTGGGCCCGGCAACAGCTCGGCGGGTTCCTGCTGCGGCAGGGGCGGTGGGCCGAGGCGGCCGAGGTGCTGGAGTCGGCGCTGCCCGACCTGAGCGCGCAGACGCACGGCGACGGCGCGATCGTCCAGACGCAGTGGTGGCTCGGGGACTGTCTGAGCGAGCTCGGCGAGCACCGCGCGGCGGCCGAACGGCGCCTCCAGGCCGCCGAGATCGCCCGGCACTGGCCCGAACAGCACGACCACGCCACCCTCGCCCACCTCGCCGCGGAATCCCTCGCCCACGCGGGCCTGCCCGCCGAGGCGGACCGCGCCTACGCGCGCGCGGGCGCCCTCTGGCACGGACTCGGCAACACCCACGGCCTCGTCCGCGCCTTGCGCGCCCGCGCGTGGCTGGCGCTGCGGGTGGAGGACGGGGTGGACGAGGCACCGGCTACGGAAGGCGGCGTGGAGGGCGCGCGGGGCGTCCCTCGCGCGGAGGGCGGCCCGGGCAGCGACCGCGAACGGGACGGGCTCGGCACGGCGGGCAGCACGGAGAGCGGAACGGACGGCGATTCGTTCGCGCTCAGCACGGAAGAGGGATCGGCCGGGTCGGTCGGCGCAGTCGGCGCAGTCGGCGCACAGGACTCGCCCGGCACGAGAACCGGGCCGGACAGCGCGCAGGACGGCTTGCCCTGGCAAGGCGGAGCGACCAGCGCGCGGGAGTTGATGGCGAGCGCCGTCCGGGAGTGTGTGGCGGCGTTGAGCGCGGCGGACGACGAGGACACGCGGCAGCGGCTCGTCGCCGAGCTCGGCCACACCCACCGGCAGTTCGGCGACCTGCTCGCCCGCTCCAGTGCCGAGGACGCCGACGACGGCGCCATCCGGGCGACGCTCGCGGAGGCGCTGTCCCAGATGGATGAGGCGATCTCGGTCTTCGGCTCCCTCGGGGACGAGGCCCGGCACAGCCGCACCGGCGCCGAACTCGCCGCGGGCTGGCTGGAGGCCGACCTGGGAGACGCCGCCCGTGCGGCGGCACGCGCGCGTGCGGTGCTGGCGGCCTACGGCGACGGGGACACCGACGACGAGACGGCACAGTCCCGGCGGACCGAGGCCGAGCAGATGCTCCAGCTCATGGAGGAGCAGCAGGAGGAGCAGGAAGGCTGA
- a CDS encoding HSP90 family protein, whose translation MDSQTSQSSQASQSPQSPHTFQVDLRGLVDLLSHHLYSSPKVYLRELLQNAVDAITARRAEQPDAPARVRLYAEGETLRVEDTGVGLTEADVHNLLATIGRSSKRADGLQEARSDFLGQFGIGLLACFVVAERIRVVSRSARTPGAPPVEWTASDDGSYTVRTLPDEARPEPGTTVHLVARAGAREWLAPQRVLTLARDFGSLLPYDVRVGEEAVTDLPAPWDRPYPSPATRRVALARHCHELFGFTPLDAIDLDVPLAGIRGVAYVLPSAVSPAQHASHRVHLKGMLLTERAEQLLPDWAFFVRCVLDTDSLRPTASRESLYEDETLAAVRETLGERIRSWLTGLAAGDPERLAAFLSVHHLGVKSLARHDNEMLRTMLPWLPFETTDGRLSLEEFAQRHPVVHFTRTVEEYRQVAPIASAQGVGVINGGYTYDSELIEALPSVRPGTVVAELDTDTVTAHLDAVDPAEELALSGFLAAARAKLDPLGCDVVLRAFHPLSVPALHLDDRAARHEQARAEAEEQADDLWAGILGSLRGSAPRARLVLNHLNPLIRRISSLRDPELIGTATESLYGQALLMAQRPLRPADSALLNRAFIGLLEWATHGGSDSDSAGGGH comes from the coding sequence ATGGACTCCCAGACCTCACAGTCATCCCAGGCATCCCAATCACCCCAGTCACCTCATACGTTCCAGGTCGACCTGCGCGGTCTGGTGGACCTGCTCTCCCACCACCTCTACTCCAGTCCCAAGGTCTACCTGCGCGAGCTGTTGCAGAACGCGGTGGACGCGATCACCGCCCGGCGGGCCGAGCAGCCCGACGCCCCGGCCCGCGTGCGGCTGTACGCGGAGGGCGAGACCCTGCGTGTCGAGGACACGGGTGTGGGGCTCACCGAGGCGGACGTGCACAACCTGTTGGCGACGATCGGGCGCAGTTCCAAGCGTGCCGACGGGTTGCAGGAGGCCCGCTCCGACTTCCTCGGGCAGTTCGGCATCGGGCTGCTCGCCTGCTTCGTGGTCGCCGAGCGGATCCGGGTGGTCAGCCGCAGCGCGCGTACGCCGGGTGCCCCGCCCGTGGAGTGGACGGCGAGCGACGACGGCTCGTACACCGTGCGGACGCTGCCGGACGAGGCCCGTCCCGAACCGGGCACCACCGTGCACCTGGTGGCACGGGCCGGGGCCCGGGAGTGGCTCGCGCCGCAGCGTGTCCTCACGCTGGCGCGGGACTTCGGCTCGCTGCTGCCGTACGACGTGCGGGTGGGCGAGGAGGCGGTCACCGATCTGCCCGCGCCCTGGGACCGGCCGTATCCGAGCCCCGCCACCCGGAGGGTGGCCCTGGCGCGGCACTGTCACGAACTGTTCGGTTTCACGCCGCTGGACGCGATCGACCTGGACGTGCCGCTGGCCGGGATCCGCGGGGTGGCGTACGTCCTGCCGTCGGCGGTCAGCCCGGCCCAGCACGCGAGTCATCGCGTGCACCTCAAGGGCATGCTGCTGACCGAGCGGGCCGAACAGCTGCTGCCCGACTGGGCGTTCTTCGTGCGCTGCGTCCTGGACACCGACAGTCTGCGGCCCACGGCCTCTCGCGAGTCGCTGTACGAGGACGAGACGCTGGCCGCCGTACGGGAGACGCTGGGCGAAAGGATTCGGTCCTGGCTGACGGGCCTGGCGGCCGGTGATCCGGAACGGCTCGCGGCCTTCTTGTCCGTGCACCACCTGGGCGTGAAGTCCCTGGCGCGGCACGACAACGAGATGCTGCGCACGATGCTGCCGTGGCTGCCCTTCGAGACGACCGACGGGCGGCTGTCCCTGGAGGAGTTCGCACAGCGCCACCCGGTGGTGCACTTCACGCGGACGGTCGAGGAGTACCGGCAGGTCGCACCGATCGCGTCCGCGCAGGGCGTCGGCGTCATCAACGGCGGTTACACGTACGACAGCGAGCTGATCGAGGCGCTGCCGTCGGTGCGACCGGGCACGGTGGTCGCGGAGCTGGACACCGACACCGTGACCGCCCATCTCGACGCGGTCGATCCGGCCGAGGAGCTGGCCCTGTCCGGCTTCCTGGCGGCCGCGCGGGCGAAACTCGACCCACTGGGCTGTGACGTCGTACTGCGCGCCTTCCATCCCCTGTCCGTGCCCGCGCTGCACCTGGACGACCGGGCGGCCCGGCACGAGCAGGCCCGGGCGGAGGCCGAGGAGCAGGCCGACGACCTGTGGGCGGGCATCCTCGGCTCCCTGCGGGGCAGCGCCCCGCGCGCGCGTCTGGTGCTCAACCACCTCAACCCGCTGATCCGGCGCATCAGTTCGCTGCGCGATCCGGAGCTGATCGGCACCGCCACGGAGTCCCTGTACGGGCAGGCGCTGCTGATGGCGCAACGGCCGCTCAGGCCCGCCGATTCGGCGCTGCTGAACCGGGCGTTCATCGGCCTCCTGGAATGGGCCACGCACGGAGGTTCCGACTCCGACTCCGCGGGAGGCGGTCACTGA
- the thiD gene encoding bifunctional hydroxymethylpyrimidine kinase/phosphomethylpyrimidine kinase yields MSLPRVLTVAGSDSGGGAGIQADLKTMLALGVHGMSVVTAVTAQNSLGVQGAWELPVEAVRAQYRSVVDDIGVQAVKTGMLASAALVELVAELIGGTDAPAVVDPVGVSKHGDPLLAASALDSVRTKLLPVATVATPNLDEVAQLTGVHVDSEARMRGAAAAVLSYGPRWVVIKGGHLPGEAVDLLTDGSEEHWLRAPRYDNRHTHGTGCTLASAIASGLAKGQSVPEAVAAAKEYVTGAIAAGFPLGGGVGPVDHGWRFRAGS; encoded by the coding sequence ATGAGCCTTCCGAGGGTGCTGACCGTGGCGGGCTCCGACTCCGGTGGGGGCGCGGGCATTCAGGCCGACCTGAAGACGATGCTCGCGCTCGGCGTGCACGGCATGAGTGTCGTGACAGCGGTCACCGCGCAGAACTCCCTCGGTGTGCAGGGGGCTTGGGAACTGCCGGTGGAGGCGGTGCGGGCGCAGTACCGCAGCGTGGTCGACGACATCGGCGTCCAGGCGGTGAAGACGGGGATGCTGGCCTCGGCGGCACTCGTGGAGCTGGTCGCCGAGTTGATCGGCGGGACGGACGCGCCCGCCGTCGTCGACCCGGTGGGCGTGTCCAAGCACGGGGACCCACTGCTGGCGGCCTCTGCGCTCGATTCCGTACGGACGAAGCTCCTGCCGGTCGCGACCGTGGCGACGCCGAACCTCGACGAGGTGGCGCAACTGACGGGTGTGCACGTCGACTCGGAGGCTCGGATGCGCGGGGCCGCGGCGGCCGTGCTGTCGTACGGGCCTCGGTGGGTGGTGATCAAGGGAGGCCATCTGCCGGGCGAGGCCGTGGATCTGCTCACCGACGGTTCCGAGGAGCACTGGCTGCGAGCACCGAGGTACGACAACCGGCACACGCACGGCACGGGGTGCACCCTCGCGTCGGCGATCGCGTCGGGACTCGCGAAGGGGCAGTCCGTGCCGGAGGCCGTGGCGGCGGCGAAGGAGTACGTCACCGGGGCGATCGCGGCCGGGTTCCCGCTGGGGGGCGGGGTCGGGCCGGTGGATCACGGGTGGCGGTTCCGGGCGGGCTCGTAG
- a CDS encoding DAK2 domain-containing protein, whose translation MAQVPQTFFDALAVRTWCGLALDALGRAREEIDAINVYPVADGDTGTNLYLTVESAVAAVEAVFAGHAMGSISAGAGPGTGAGLGAADGPSLADAVRALAHGALIGARGNSGTILAQLLRGMAQVLAADGERAHTDGRGLGLALRHAADSARQAVAHPVEGTVLTVASAAADAAGGAEGDCASVARAAYEGARAALAATPGQLAVLERAGVVDAGGRGLVAVLGALVETFTGEAQGGAVEPVSGVHARVEHTEGRDDDQVSHSRVAAGSDDVGECADGVPAEGGPAFEVIYLLEADDGAVARLRERLDALGDSLVVVGGDGLWNVHVHVDDAGAAVEAGVEAGRPYRIRITHFGLGDVHTTGAERPPRERAQRAVVAVVPGEGLAGLYGEEGATTVLARPGEPPASGELVEAVRRAHAREVVLLPNDADLRHTAAAAAEQARAEGIRVALIPTRSAVQGIAALAVHAPERRFDEDVVTMTSAAGATRYAEVVVAERQSWTMAGICQAGDVLGLIDGDVAVIGSDVTAAAETVLDRMLAAGGELVTLVLGDEAPESVADHLEARVRESYLAVDTVVYRGGRQGALLLIGVE comes from the coding sequence GTGGCGCAGGTGCCGCAGACATTCTTCGATGCTCTCGCGGTGCGTACCTGGTGCGGTCTCGCGCTGGACGCGCTGGGGCGGGCGCGCGAGGAGATCGACGCGATCAACGTCTATCCCGTGGCCGACGGGGACACCGGCACGAACCTGTATCTGACCGTGGAGTCGGCCGTCGCGGCCGTCGAGGCTGTGTTCGCGGGGCACGCGATGGGGTCCATTAGCGCCGGTGCGGGCCCTGGGACGGGTGCGGGTCTGGGGGCTGCGGACGGGCCGTCGCTGGCCGACGCCGTGCGGGCGCTGGCCCATGGGGCGCTCATCGGGGCGCGGGGCAACTCCGGGACGATCCTCGCGCAGCTGCTGCGGGGCATGGCACAGGTGCTCGCCGCCGACGGCGAGAGGGCTCACACCGACGGGCGGGGCCTCGGGCTCGCCCTCAGGCACGCGGCCGACTCCGCCCGCCAGGCCGTGGCCCATCCCGTCGAGGGCACGGTCCTCACCGTCGCCTCGGCCGCCGCCGACGCGGCCGGCGGAGCCGAGGGCGACTGCGCGTCGGTGGCCCGGGCGGCCTACGAGGGGGCGCGTGCGGCCCTCGCCGCGACCCCGGGCCAGCTGGCGGTCCTGGAGCGCGCGGGGGTGGTCGACGCCGGCGGGCGGGGGCTGGTGGCGGTCCTCGGTGCGTTGGTGGAGACCTTCACGGGGGAGGCGCAGGGCGGGGCTGTGGAGCCGGTTTCCGGGGTGCACGCGCGCGTGGAGCACACGGAGGGACGCGACGACGATCAGGTGTCCCACTCGCGCGTGGCCGCCGGTTCGGACGACGTGGGCGAGTGCGCGGACGGGGTCCCGGCGGAGGGCGGGCCCGCCTTCGAGGTGATCTACCTCCTGGAGGCCGACGACGGGGCCGTGGCGCGGCTGCGGGAACGGCTCGACGCCCTCGGGGACTCGCTGGTGGTGGTCGGCGGCGACGGCCTGTGGAACGTCCATGTGCACGTCGACGACGCGGGCGCCGCCGTGGAGGCGGGTGTCGAGGCCGGGCGGCCGTACCGGATCCGGATCACGCACTTCGGGCTCGGTGATGTGCACACCACCGGCGCCGAGCGGCCGCCCCGGGAGCGGGCCCAGCGCGCCGTCGTGGCCGTCGTGCCCGGCGAGGGCCTGGCCGGGCTCTACGGCGAGGAAGGCGCGACCACCGTGCTCGCGCGCCCCGGGGAGCCGCCCGCGAGCGGGGAGCTCGTGGAGGCCGTACGGCGGGCCCACGCGCGCGAGGTGGTGCTGCTGCCCAACGACGCGGACCTGCGGCACACCGCGGCCGCGGCGGCCGAGCAGGCCCGGGCGGAGGGCATCCGCGTGGCTCTGATCCCGACGCGCTCCGCGGTCCAGGGGATCGCCGCGCTCGCCGTGCACGCGCCGGAGCGGCGCTTCGACGAGGACGTCGTGACGATGACCTCGGCGGCCGGCGCCACCCGCTACGCCGAGGTCGTCGTCGCGGAACGCCAGTCCTGGACCATGGCCGGCATCTGCCAGGCCGGAGACGTCCTCGGTCTCATCGACGGCGACGTGGCCGTGATCGGCTCGGACGTCACCGCCGCCGCTGAAACGGTTCTCGACCGGATGCTCGCGGCCGGCGGCGAACTGGTGACCCTCGTCCTGGGCGACGAGGCCCCCGAGTCCGTCGCCGACCACCTCGAGGCACGCGTGCGGGAGTCGTATCTCGCCGTCGACACGGTGGTGTACCGGGGCGGGCGGCAAGGGGCGCTGCTGCTCATCGGGGTCGAGTAG
- a CDS encoding DUF3515 domain-containing protein: MNSFRHRHRSVIRLPAVALLITVAGCSSADDSASAAVPSPDHSVAKLCRNLDKVLPAKVDGESRDDPEPASALTAGWGSPAIILRCGVVQPPKMIDPKVAEGADPDAVAGGVNGVDWLMEEQGDGGYRFTTANREAYVEVRVPKGPDSSGVLIDLAPAIKKAIPEGIAD; encoded by the coding sequence GTGAACTCGTTCCGTCACCGGCACCGCTCGGTCATCCGCCTGCCCGCTGTCGCTCTGCTGATCACCGTCGCGGGCTGCTCCTCAGCAGACGACAGCGCGTCGGCGGCGGTTCCCAGTCCGGACCACTCGGTCGCGAAACTGTGCCGGAACCTGGACAAGGTACTGCCGGCGAAGGTGGACGGTGAGAGTCGCGACGATCCCGAGCCCGCGTCGGCGCTGACGGCGGGCTGGGGCAGCCCGGCGATCATACTTCGCTGCGGTGTCGTACAGCCGCCGAAGATGATCGACCCGAAGGTCGCCGAGGGAGCGGACCCGGACGCGGTGGCCGGTGGAGTGAACGGGGTCGACTGGCTGATGGAGGAGCAGGGCGACGGCGGGTACCGCTTCACGACCGCCAACCGCGAGGCCTACGTCGAGGTCCGGGTGCCCAAGGGGCCCGACAGCTCGGGGGTGCTGATCGACCTGGCCCCGGCGATCAAGAAGGCGATCCCCGAAGGGATCGCCGACTGA
- the rpmB gene encoding 50S ribosomal protein L28, with translation MAANCDVCGKGPGFGNNISHSHRRTSRRWNPNIQRVRTVVGGTPKRVNACTSCIKAGKVSR, from the coding sequence GTGGCTGCCAACTGCGACGTCTGCGGCAAGGGGCCGGGCTTCGGCAACAACATCTCGCACTCGCACCGCCGTACGTCCCGCCGCTGGAACCCGAACATCCAGCGTGTACGTACCGTGGTGGGCGGGACGCCGAAGCGCGTGAACGCTTGCACCTCGTGCATCAAGGCCGGCAAGGTCTCGCGCTGA